GGACCACGATGTCGTCGTATTCATCCTGGGGACAAAGGGGGCAGGCACAGGGGCTCAGGCGGCTGTCACCCCGCCTGCTGTCCAGCTGCTTCCACCCACCCCGACAGCTGGGTCTTGTCTCGAAGCCCCAGCTCGCCCAGTCATCCTTCAGCTTCCCGGCTCTTAGTTTTCCACACACCACGTTCAAGGTCACCTGTGTTCTCCCACCACGATtgcctgggctccagccccactGCTTTGCTAGTACTTAGGCAGCCACAGCCACTGGggtctccctcctccaccccctccctctgcctctacccAGATTCCTCGCCACCCCCCCAACATCGTCCCTGCCCAGAGTGGGGTCTCTGCCACCTGGGTTCTCCAACGCAACCTCCTCACCGGAGGTCTCTCCCCACTGCTGCCAGGGTTGGAATCAGTGCTTCCCGGAGCCTGAGTTCTCCGGCTCCTGCCCTGTGAGATCACTCCCTACGCTGTCAGCCACCATTGCCAACCAGTACCATTATCAGTCACCACGATTGAGGTCTTTTCTCTAACTCTGCCCGAGTTCCACTTCTGCCCTTGCCTTCGGTTCCCCACCACCACTACCCGCgtgctccccaccacccctgcccaggCCTCCCCGCACAGCTGCCCGAGTTCTCGAATCACAGCAGCCCGAGGTCAGTCTCCACGTGCTGCCTAAtgtctcttctcccccttcccgTCTGCCTGTTTACCCTGACCCCCCGGCTGGGCCGCCCGGTCCTGCCCCCCCACTCACGCCCTCATCCCCGCTGTCACTGTCGCTACTGCTGCTGCAGGGGCCGGGTCTGTCGTCCTCGTCCTCGGGCTCAGCGGCTCCATGTGCACGGAGAAGGCGGGCGAGGATGGGGTTGGGCCGGAGCGTGGCACTACCCAGTGGGGTGCGGCCACCGTACATGCGGGCGGCAGGGTCggcccctgccctcaggagaaGCTCCAGCACGTCGGCTGCTTGGGCCTCCACTGCCAAGTGCAGGGGGCTCCGGCCGCACGTGGGCTCCTGCGAGGCGCAACAGAGGGGTCAGGGAGGCCCTGCCCCACTCTGGGGGCCAAGCCTCCCTGCCACAGCCTCTCCCCAGGGCAGCTCACCGGTTTGTTGAGGTCAGCTCCAGCCTCCCGGAGCAGCCGGACCATCTCTGCGTCTTTGTGGATGACGGCCACGTGAAGCGGGGTATGGCCTGTGGATAGGGCGACAGGTGTCGGACGATGGGGGTGAGGGGCCTGGGCCTCAAATGCCAAGGTCCCAGGGGACGGCTTTGTGGCCTGAGGAGACTGAGTTTGGGGTACAGCTCCTGATTTCCTTGGTATGTCAAAGAGGCTTCTGCAGCCCAAATGCCTACGTCTCGGTGGTCTGGAACTTACTGGGGGTGCCAATGCCCGGCTTGTGGCATGTCTGGGGCTTATGGATGAAGAGCCTGGGGGCTTTGGACAGGAGGCCTGGATCTTGGGACCAGGAGACCGAGTCTCTGGTCTTTACTTCACAAAGGGCCTGGACCCCAAATTACTGGGTCCCGAGTAGTTGAAGGGCCTGCGACCTTGGAAGGTGGAGTGGGCCCTAGACATGGGGTCCTGGGTGATCTCAGTCCCTTTATGGAAGGGGCTTAGGTCCAGGCAGTCGGGCTTAGAGGTGGGGGAGCCGAGACTCAGATGCCTTTTTTCTCATGAGGCCTGGCTGAGGGCTATCCTTGAACCCAGTGTCAATCTCTGGGAACCTGGGCCTTGAGTTCCCTCGTCCCGGGCGGGCTGGAACCTGTGGCTGGTGAGAGGGCGGGAGCTGTGCCTTCAGGCTGGGCAAGCTGGACCCAACAACTGGATCTTAGTGGCTCCAGGCCTGTGGGTGACAGGTCTGGGTCCCAAGTGGTCCGGGTTCCGAGCTCCACATGACCAAGTCTCAGTAATCTGGGGCTCGACTGGGGACCGTTCCCAATGCCTGGGCTCCTGAAGCCTCGGTATTATTCCCCAAGGGGCTGGGTCTTGAGTCAGGAGAACCGAGCCCGGAGCCAGGAATTCTCGCTCTGCCTGGGAGCCCGAGCCCTGCCCGGTGCCTGAGAACCCCTCACCCTCATAGTTTTCAGCCTCCAGCTGCAGCTTCCAATCCTCCTCGCTCTCGTCATCTTCCTTCTCCGAGTCGGGGTCGGGGTACGAGGCGACAGGCAGGCGGTCGGTGTCAGAGGTGCGGTCGGGTCCCTGAGCGAGGTAGGTGTTGGGGGCTCCCCTGGCGCACCGGGGACGGGGCTGGAGTAGCACACGGGCGCAGGCGTGCGCCCTCATGCGACAGGCCAGGTGCAGTGCCGTGTGGCCCCCGCGCTCCGCCACATGCAACCCGGCACCCGCCGCGTACAACTTCTCCACTGTGGAGGCCTCCCCCAGGATGGCTGCCAGGTGAAGGGCTGTCTGcgggagcagagggcagggatCAGGGGGTGCACGGAGAACCCAGT
The sequence above is a segment of the Leopardus geoffroyi isolate Oge1 chromosome E2, O.geoffroyi_Oge1_pat1.0, whole genome shotgun sequence genome. Coding sequences within it:
- the NFKBIB gene encoding NF-kappa-B inhibitor beta isoform X1; its protein translation is MAGVACLGKVAEADEWCDSGLGSLGPDAAAPGGPGLGAELGPGLSWAPLVFGYVTEDGDTALHLAVIHQHEPFLDFLLGFAAGTEYLDLQNDLGQTALHLAAILGEASTVEKLYAAGAGLHVAERGGHTALHLACRMRAHACARVLLQPRPRCARGAPNTYLAQGPDRTSDTDRLPVASYPDPDSEKEDDESEEDWKLQLEAENYEGHTPLHVAVIHKDAEMVRLLREAGADLNKPEPTCGRSPLHLAVEAQAADVLELLLRAGADPAARMYGGRTPLGSATLRPNPILARLLRAHGAAEPEDEDDRPGPCSSSSDSDSGDEGDEYDDIVVHSGRGQNRLPPTPASKPLPDDPV
- the NFKBIB gene encoding NF-kappa-B inhibitor beta isoform X2, with the translated sequence MAGVACLGKVAEADEWCDSGLGSLGPDAAAPGGPGLGAELGPGLSWAPLVFGYVTEDGDTALHLAVIHQHEPFLDFLLGFAAGTEYLDLQNDLGQGPDRTSDTDRLPVASYPDPDSEKEDDESEEDWKLQLEAENYEGHTPLHVAVIHKDAEMVRLLREAGADLNKPEPTCGRSPLHLAVEAQAADVLELLLRAGADPAARMYGGRTPLGSATLRPNPILARLLRAHGAAEPEDEDDRPGPCSSSSDSDSGDEGDEYDDIVVHSGRGQNRLPPTPASKPLPDDPV